One Tunturibacter gelidoferens genomic region harbors:
- a CDS encoding acyl carrier protein — protein MSSQQVPSSLRDILADVLEISPEEVTPELGVGTIDNWDSFRHLQAILAIEGEYGVQFDPSRIAELTTVSLIQAELVAKGATL, from the coding sequence ATGAGTTCTCAGCAAGTGCCGTCGTCGCTTCGTGACATTCTCGCAGACGTCCTGGAAATCTCGCCCGAAGAGGTCACACCTGAGCTCGGTGTCGGCACCATCGACAACTGGGACTCCTTCCGCCATCTGCAGGCGATACTCGCCATCGAAGGCGAGTATGGCGTTCAGTTCGACCCGTCCCGCATCGCGGAGCTGACCACCGTCTCGCTGATCCAGGCAGAGCTGGTCGCCAAGGGAGCGACACTTTGA
- a CDS encoding VOC family protein, translating to MNAEDLGFKLRHVGVAVPKLGPTTDALEALFGYKVVSGPFDDPIQKVSVNFLAKSDNDVAEIELIAPLSEDSPITAMLAKGGGAAYHLCFETSDIEQAVAHAKNNGCIIVSPPVPAVAFNGRRIAWIYTRSRQLFELVEAAV from the coding sequence TTGAACGCTGAGGATCTCGGCTTCAAACTCCGTCATGTAGGAGTAGCGGTTCCCAAACTCGGGCCTACGACGGACGCGCTCGAAGCGCTGTTCGGCTACAAGGTCGTCTCCGGCCCATTCGACGACCCGATCCAAAAAGTCAGCGTAAACTTCCTCGCAAAGTCAGACAACGACGTAGCTGAGATCGAGCTCATCGCGCCTCTCAGCGAAGACTCTCCCATCACTGCGATGCTTGCGAAGGGCGGAGGTGCGGCCTACCACCTCTGCTTCGAGACCAGTGACATCGAGCAAGCCGTGGCTCACGCAAAAAATAACGGCTGCATCATCGTCAGCCCGCCGGTTCCCGCAGTCGCCTTCAACGGCCGCAGAATCGCCTGGATCTACACCCGCTCCCGCCAACTCTTCGAACTCGTCGAAGCTGCGGTTTAG